The genomic region GGAACACGATCTCGATCTCGGGCTACCACATTCGCGAGGCCGGGTCGACCGCCGCCCAGGAGATCGCGTTCACCATCGCCAACGGGCTGGCGTACGTCCGGGCGGCCAAGTCGGCGGGCCTCGACGTCGACGTGTTCGGCCCCCGTCTCTCGTTCTTCTGGAACGCACACAACGACCTGTTCGAGGAGGTCGCCAAGTACCGGGCGGCGCGTCGCCTGTGGGCCCGCCTCGTGCGCGACCGCATGGGGGCCGTCAACCCGGACTCGATGCGGATGAGATTCCACACCCAGACCGCCGGGTCGAGCCTGACTGCGCAACAGCCGAACAACAACGTGGTTCGTACGGCGGTGCAGGCTCTGGCTGCCACTCTGGGCGGCACCCAGTCGCTCCACACGAACGCCTTCGACGAGGCGCTCGGCCTCCCCACCGAGGAGTCGGCGCTGTTGGCGTTGCGTACCCAGCAGATCCTGGCGTACGAGTCGGGGGTCGCATCCGTCGTCGATCCGCTGGCAGGCTCGTACTTCGTCGAGTCGCTCACCGACCGGCTGGAGGCCGACGCCGTGGCGATGGTCGACGCCATCGAAGAGCTCGGCGGGGCGATCGCCGCCATCGAGAATGGATACCAGCAGCGCCTCATAGAGGAGTCGGCGTACGAGGCGGCCAAGAGGATCGAGGAGGGATCATCGATCGTTGTCGGCGTCAATGCCTTCCGATCGGACGATCCTCGGGTGCCGCTGTCCACCGCCGACCCCGCCCTGGAACGAGACCAGGTCGCCCGGGTCGTCGCCTCGAGGGCACGAAGGGACGGGGACGAGGTCGAGAAGTCCCTGGAGCTCGTCGGCGAGGCGGCCCGCAGCGACGAGAACCTGCTTCCCGTGATGAAGCGGGCCCTCCGGGCGGGCGCCACGGTCGGCGAGGTGTCCGCAGCGTTGCGGGACGTGTTCGGCCGCTACCGTCCCTCGCGATGAGCGGCCGCTCCGCCCACGACTACGTCACCCGGCTCCTCGTGGTCGGGGGAGGCCCTGCGGGTCATGCCGCCGCCACCGAAGCCGCCGCCCTCGGCGCCCACGTGACACTGGTCGAAGACCAGATCCTCGGCGGCGCCGCCCATCTGTGGGACTGCATCCCATCGAAGGCGATGGTCGCTTCGATGAGCCGTCTCACCGCGATACGACGGGCCACCCAGCTCGGTATCACGGACAATCTCGCCCCAGCCGCCATCGACATGGTCGGTCTCGCCGAGCACGTCGCATCGATCACGAACACCCTGGCCCGAGGCTTTTCGGACATGCTCGAGCTCCAAGACGTCGTCGTGCATCGCGGCCGGGGGCGTTTCACCGGCCAGCACACCGCGGCGGTCGCCGACGCGGAGGGAGGGGTCACCGCCCTCTCGTTCGACCACGCCCTCATATCGACCGGGTCGCGTCCCTTCGTCCCGTCTTGGGCTCCCGTCGACGGGGAGCGCGTGGTCACGACCCGCGAGGCGTATTCCTTCGACACCATGCCCGAACACATAGTGATCGTCGGGTCCGGCGTCACCGGAGTCGAGATGGTGCACATCTTCGCCAGCCTCGGGTCCCGGGTCACACTGCTCGTGTCGCGGCACCACCTGCTGCCATACCGGGACGCCGAGGTCGCCGCGGTGCTCGAAGAGGACTTCCTCGCCAGGGGCGTGACCCTTCTCAAGGGCTCCCGGGCCAATTCGATCGTCCGAGAGGGCGACGTCGTCAGGGTGTCCACGGAGGACGGCCGCACCGTCGAGGGCAGCCACTGCCTGCTGGCGGTCGGTTCCCTGCCGAACACCGAGGATCTCGGGCTCGGCGTGGCGGGCGTCGAGGTGGACGGCGGCTACGTGAAGGTCGACGAGAACCAGAGAACGTCGGTGCCGCACATCTTCGCGGCCGGCGACGTCACCGGCCAGATGCCGCTCTCGTCGGTCGCGCAGATGCAGGGCACCAAGGTCGCCAGGCTGGTGCTCGGGCAGGTCGTCAAGCCGCTCGACTACGGCAAGATCGCTCAGGCCGTGTTCACCGACCCCGAGATCGCCTCCGTCGGGCTCGAGGAGGTCGACGCCGCCGCCGAGGGTCGCAAGGTACGCATCACGAAAGTCCCCTTCGCCGCCAATCCGAAGGCGCTGATGACCGCCAACACGGTCGGTTTCGCCAAGGTGATCTCCGACCCGGCGACCCACATCGTCCTCGGCGGAACGGTGGTCGGCAAGAACGCCTCGGAGTTGATCGCTCCGCTCGCTCTGGCGGTCACCGCCCGGGTGCGGGTCGACGTGCTGTTCGAGACCCTCATGGTCCACCCGTCGCTGTCCGAGGTGATCAGCGAGGCGGCGGAGTGACCGCCTGAGGCTCAGCCCCCTCGGCGTCGACGAGCAGGCCTGCGGCGACGAATCGCTCTGCGATCTTGGCGACGTCGTCGACGACGGCATCGAGCAGCTGCCCGTACTCGGTTGCGATCTCCGCCGCGATCTCCTCGACGGTCATGTCTCCGTTGGCGAGATCCCATACCGCGGTC from Acidimicrobiia bacterium harbors:
- a CDS encoding methylmalonyl-CoA mutase family protein codes for the protein MPDFGERAEIYGPEALDGWDPATQLGAPGEFPFTRGPYRTMYLGRQWTMRQYAGFGTADATNRRFRALLEAGQTGLSVAFDLPTQMGLDSDDPLAAGEVGKVGVAIDSIDDVRRLFAGIPLADVTTSMTINATAAILLLLYQLVAEEQGVEPAAIRGTVQNDILKEYIARGTYIYPVEPSMRIVTDTFAYCAAELPNWNTISISGYHIREAGSTAAQEIAFTIANGLAYVRAAKSAGLDVDVFGPRLSFFWNAHNDLFEEVAKYRAARRLWARLVRDRMGAVNPDSMRMRFHTQTAGSSLTAQQPNNNVVRTAVQALAATLGGTQSLHTNAFDEALGLPTEESALLALRTQQILAYESGVASVVDPLAGSYFVESLTDRLEADAVAMVDAIEELGGAIAAIENGYQQRLIEESAYEAAKRIEEGSSIVVGVNAFRSDDPRVPLSTADPALERDQVARVVASRARRDGDEVEKSLELVGEAARSDENLLPVMKRALRAGATVGEVSAALRDVFGRYRPSR
- a CDS encoding FAD-dependent oxidoreductase, which produces MSGRSAHDYVTRLLVVGGGPAGHAAATEAAALGAHVTLVEDQILGGAAHLWDCIPSKAMVASMSRLTAIRRATQLGITDNLAPAAIDMVGLAEHVASITNTLARGFSDMLELQDVVVHRGRGRFTGQHTAAVADAEGGVTALSFDHALISTGSRPFVPSWAPVDGERVVTTREAYSFDTMPEHIVIVGSGVTGVEMVHIFASLGSRVTLLVSRHHLLPYRDAEVAAVLEEDFLARGVTLLKGSRANSIVREGDVVRVSTEDGRTVEGSHCLLAVGSLPNTEDLGLGVAGVEVDGGYVKVDENQRTSVPHIFAAGDVTGQMPLSSVAQMQGTKVARLVLGQVVKPLDYGKIAQAVFTDPEIASVGLEEVDAAAEGRKVRITKVPFAANPKALMTANTVGFAKVISDPATHIVLGGTVVGKNASELIAPLALAVTARVRVDVLFETLMVHPSLSEVISEAAE
- a CDS encoding PqqD family protein; translation: MSKQIGPHARGVLQERVDDEILLYNPATDTYFNLNPTATAVWDLANGDMTVEEIAAEIATEYGQLLDAVVDDVAKIAERFVAAGLLVDAEGAEPQAVTPPPR